The Rhodocytophaga rosea genome has a segment encoding these proteins:
- a CDS encoding ferritin-like domain-containing protein, which yields MNILKILENIEKFDADVYDRLNSRRNAFASAGKFGVKVALASLPLALGSMFKKAYGQSSTSILDVLNFALTLEYLEDEFYKAGLASPTAIPADVKAVFTQIGKHETAHVNLLKGAITGAGGTPVNKPTFDFTAGGAFADVLTNPMTFMAVAQAFEDTGVRAYKGQAGNLISNNTVLTTALQIHSVEARHAAEVRRLRGQKGWITGNDRGNMPAATQAVYNGEENVKQGAVNDVKTITSAPVSAITEGFDEPLSKDEVLAIAGLFIVG from the coding sequence ATGAATATTCTAAAAATATTAGAAAATATAGAAAAATTTGATGCCGATGTATATGACCGCCTCAATTCCCGGCGCAATGCATTCGCTTCCGCTGGCAAGTTCGGTGTAAAAGTAGCCCTTGCTTCTTTGCCGCTTGCCTTGGGCTCGATGTTCAAAAAAGCCTATGGCCAGTCATCAACCAGCATTCTGGATGTACTTAACTTTGCCTTGACCCTGGAATATCTGGAAGACGAGTTCTACAAAGCAGGACTAGCTTCTCCAACAGCGATTCCTGCCGATGTAAAAGCCGTTTTTACGCAAATTGGCAAACATGAAACTGCGCACGTAAACTTACTGAAAGGAGCCATTACAGGCGCAGGGGGTACACCGGTTAACAAGCCTACCTTTGATTTTACAGCTGGCGGCGCATTTGCCGATGTACTCACCAATCCTATGACATTTATGGCTGTAGCCCAGGCATTTGAAGATACTGGTGTGCGTGCCTATAAAGGACAGGCCGGTAATCTGATCAGCAATAATACTGTGTTAACCACGGCGCTACAGATTCATTCGGTGGAAGCCCGTCATGCAGCAGAAGTAAGAAGGCTACGTGGGCAAAAAGGATGGATCACCGGAAATGACCGGGGAAACATGCCTGCTGCTACGCAAGCCGTATATAATGGCGAAGAAAATGTGAAACAAGGAGCTGTAAACGATGTAAAAACAATTACCTCTGCGCCGGTCTCTGCTATCACAGAAGGTTTTGATGAACCCCTTAGCAAAGACGAAGTTCTGGCTATTGCAGGTTTATTTATTGTGGGTTAG
- a CDS encoding ferritin-like domain-containing protein produces the protein MTKNLKNMNRKEANQPSPISRRLFFSYAGTSALTATLVLSGCKDDESGMPVDMGVDLGSGDIGVLNYAYALEQLEAAFYTQVIQTKYSGITAEEEQILTDLRDHEVAHRDFFKAALGSAAIANLEVDFSKVDFTNRTSVLSTAKTFEDLGVSAYNGAGQLLTDPNLLLIAGKIVSVEARHAAAIRSLINPKSADFSGDDVVDTNGLDGQMLPDKVLMLASPFVKTKINASNLPTP, from the coding sequence ATGACAAAAAATTTGAAAAACATGAACAGAAAGGAGGCCAACCAGCCAAGCCCAATCAGCCGCCGACTGTTCTTCAGCTATGCAGGAACTTCTGCTTTAACCGCCACCTTGGTATTATCAGGTTGCAAAGACGATGAATCGGGAATGCCCGTAGATATGGGTGTGGATCTGGGAAGCGGAGATATTGGTGTATTAAATTATGCCTATGCGCTTGAACAATTGGAGGCCGCATTTTATACACAAGTCATCCAGACTAAATATAGCGGGATTACCGCTGAGGAAGAACAAATTCTGACTGACCTCAGGGACCACGAAGTAGCCCACCGTGACTTTTTTAAAGCAGCCTTAGGCTCCGCGGCGATTGCAAATCTGGAAGTTGATTTCAGTAAAGTTGACTTTACCAACCGTACTAGTGTGCTTTCAACCGCTAAAACCTTTGAAGACCTGGGTGTATCAGCGTATAATGGTGCCGGACAACTCCTGACAGATCCAAATCTATTGCTGATTGCCGGTAAAATTGTATCGGTAGAAGCCCGTCATGCAGCAGCCATTCGTTCCCTGATCAATCCAAAATCGGCTGATTTTTCCGGAGATGATGTAGTAGATACCAACGGACTGGATGGGCAGATGTTGCCTGATAAGGTACTGATGCTGGCAAGCCCGTTTGTCAAAACTAAAATTAACGCAAGTAACCTACCTACACCTTAA
- a CDS encoding FtsL-like putative cell division protein, whose translation MATNTFKQAAKPKQPAASPRKKGNSFFKLIENYVKLGIIFENGLPVRYIPYILFTAALGIFYIGNIHYAEKTVRKLDKLKVEVDDLRAEYITIRASYEYDGKQSEVARKVAPMGLYESAVPPYKIMLKKEQE comes from the coding sequence ATGGCAACCAATACATTTAAACAGGCTGCAAAACCAAAACAACCGGCGGCAAGTCCACGGAAGAAAGGGAATAGTTTTTTTAAGCTGATCGAAAACTATGTAAAGCTGGGGATTATTTTTGAAAATGGCCTGCCGGTTCGCTATATTCCCTACATTTTATTTACGGCTGCCTTAGGTATATTCTATATCGGCAATATTCATTATGCCGAAAAAACAGTGCGTAAACTCGATAAACTGAAAGTAGAGGTAGATGATCTCCGGGCTGAATATATTACCATCCGGGCCAGTTACGAGTATGATGGCAAGCAGTCGGAAGTAGCCCGTAAAGTAGCACCCATGGGATTGTATGAAAGTGCGGTGCCACCTTATAAAATTATGTTGAAAAAAGAACAAGAATAG
- a CDS encoding LytR/AlgR family response regulator transcription factor — MKIRCLLVDDEPPALQVLRAHITAVPMLELVAQCQNAIAAFEVLQTQPVDLMFLDIKMPKLLGTDFLKTLRNPPKVIFTTAYREYALEGFDLDAVDYLLKPISLERFIKAIAKVYKLENHEPLPAQPKEIYHPAHEAFLYFRIDRKMVKVLLHDILYVESLKDYVKIVTKSKQLVAKQTITSLEEMLPGEKFLRIHRSFIIAADKIESYTPHQLTIAGKELPIGRNYKHEIFKSLKLAVE, encoded by the coding sequence ATGAAAATCCGCTGTTTACTGGTAGATGATGAACCTCCGGCCTTACAGGTGCTCCGGGCACATATAACGGCTGTTCCTATGCTGGAGCTGGTTGCTCAGTGCCAGAATGCCATTGCTGCCTTTGAAGTGTTACAAACCCAGCCGGTCGATCTGATGTTTCTGGATATTAAAATGCCTAAACTGCTGGGAACAGATTTTCTGAAAACCCTCCGTAATCCGCCTAAAGTGATTTTTACTACTGCCTACCGGGAATATGCCCTGGAAGGTTTTGACCTGGATGCGGTAGATTACCTGCTCAAACCCATATCTCTGGAACGTTTTATTAAGGCAATTGCCAAGGTATACAAACTGGAAAATCACGAACCGCTGCCAGCTCAGCCGAAAGAGATATATCATCCTGCCCATGAAGCGTTTCTCTATTTCCGCATCGACCGCAAAATGGTAAAAGTGCTCCTCCATGACATTTTGTATGTGGAAAGCCTGAAGGATTATGTAAAGATTGTAACTAAAAGTAAACAACTGGTGGCCAAACAAACCATTACTTCTCTGGAAGAAATGTTGCCGGGAGAAAAGTTTTTGCGCATTCACCGTTCCTTTATTATCGCTGCCGACAAAATAGAATCCTATACCCCACATCAGCTCACAATTGCCGGCAAAGAACTTCCCATTGGCCGGAATTACAAGCACGAAATCTTCAAGAGCTTAAAACTGGCTGTAGAATAA
- a CDS encoding baeRF3 domain-containing protein, with protein MTNQEIQEKLKSLSNQSAYPSVSILLPLENERTPTFVAPEHKLKVLVQETYQRLSNIEDEQALQTIRQKLDNIAENIKFDNGDKSMGIFVSPDHEEVIKLPFSVESNVFIGDNFQIRDLVQVRNQLNEYLVLMISEKKVLALRGSGPSLSVIQVPEMPASMAEQEVPGAALDTNEIEDAIDTSVEPDAPSPKGQADEDANSNQSSIQGVSYDEKQRPYLTKIDQALGKYLTQESLRVVLVGVDKKISHFLKFSKNENKVIGTVNGNYDYAPPQTISELVWPVVQNKMQEEKENLLSELQESVGRNLYVSGIDAVWKAAFEGRVRTLLIEENYQVRGLILDEGYSLSLDVPDTYNGPGRIAEDAVDDLIELVMSKAGNVVFVENGKLGDHQQLAAITRY; from the coding sequence ATGACAAACCAGGAAATTCAGGAAAAATTAAAAAGTTTGAGTAACCAGTCGGCCTATCCGTCGGTTTCCATATTATTACCCCTTGAAAACGAGCGTACACCTACTTTTGTAGCGCCCGAACACAAACTGAAAGTGCTGGTGCAGGAAACTTATCAGCGGCTCAGCAATATAGAAGATGAACAGGCCCTGCAAACCATCCGTCAGAAACTCGATAACATAGCCGAAAATATCAAGTTCGACAATGGTGATAAAAGTATGGGCATATTTGTGTCGCCCGATCATGAAGAGGTAATCAAGCTTCCGTTTTCCGTAGAAAGCAATGTATTCATCGGAGATAATTTTCAGATCAGGGACCTGGTGCAGGTACGCAACCAGTTGAACGAATACCTGGTATTGATGATCAGTGAAAAAAAAGTACTGGCGCTCCGTGGCAGTGGCCCCAGTTTATCTGTCATTCAGGTTCCGGAAATGCCAGCCAGCATGGCCGAACAGGAAGTTCCCGGCGCTGCCTTGGATACCAACGAAATTGAAGATGCTATAGATACTTCTGTAGAGCCTGACGCTCCATCGCCCAAAGGCCAGGCCGACGAAGATGCCAATTCCAACCAGTCGTCTATTCAGGGAGTTAGCTATGATGAAAAACAAAGGCCCTATCTGACAAAAATAGATCAGGCTTTGGGTAAATACCTGACGCAGGAAAGCCTGCGGGTGGTACTCGTAGGTGTAGATAAAAAGATCAGCCATTTCCTTAAATTCTCAAAAAATGAGAACAAGGTAATCGGAACTGTAAACGGCAATTATGATTATGCGCCTCCGCAAACCATTTCTGAACTGGTATGGCCGGTGGTACAAAATAAAATGCAGGAAGAAAAAGAAAACCTGCTTTCTGAATTACAGGAATCTGTAGGGCGTAATCTATATGTAAGCGGCATTGATGCTGTATGGAAAGCTGCCTTTGAAGGACGGGTACGCACTTTATTGATTGAAGAAAATTACCAGGTGCGTGGACTAATTCTCGATGAAGGCTACTCTCTGTCTTTGGACGTTCCGGATACTTATAATGGCCCAGGCCGTATTGCAGAAGATGCTGTAGACGATCTGATCGAACTGGTGATGAGCAAGGCAGGAAATGTGGTTTTTGTGGAAAATGGAAAACTTGGAGATCATCAGCAACTGGCGGCTATTACCAGGTATTAA
- a CDS encoding ligase-associated DNA damage response DEXH box helicase, whose protein sequence is MEHPFYPLIEKWFAVHNRKPFHFQLETWQVYLSGKSGLLNAPTGSGKTLALWIPCLLEYMATHPDYWMPRKNGLQIIWITPLRALAKDLQKNMQAVCDELNIAWQVGLRTADTTSNERQKQKRNMPECLITTPESLHLMLSQKEHAKVFEGLQAIIIDEWHELLGNKRGIQVELALSRLKTIAQLNNKDHTLKIWGVSATIGNLEQAMEVLLGKQTTQGIIIRADIHKSLRIESILPDDVKEFPWVGHLGLKLIPKLIPIIEQSQTTLLFTNTRAQTEIWYQHLLLEAPELAGAIAMHHGSLDRAIREWVEDAIAEGRLKVVVCTSSLDLGVDFSPVETIIQVGSPKGIARFLQRAGRSGHQPGALSKIYFVPSYSLELIESAALQDAVANQLTEERTPLLKPMDVLVQYLVTIAVGDGFYEDQLYNQIRNTYAYSGLTEDEWNWALDFITTGGKSLGAYDEFSKVDIREDGLFYVQSKKTAARHRLSIGTIVSDPVLRLKYLKGSDLGTIEESFVSRLEPGDVFWFGGKNLEYVRIREMTVWVRKATTGKGVIPRWGGSRLSLSSDLSQLIRQKLEEARDGKATQVEFRLLKPLLAVQQQRSLIPAKHELLIEKLESREGYHVFMYPFEGRQVHEVLSALIAYRISKIKPISFSIAMNDYGFELLSDVDIPIEEALEQDLFSTANLLEDIEKSINETEMAKRRFRDIAAIAGLVFMGYPGKNITSKHLQASSQLLFDVFQQYEPENLLVKQAFREVLNLQLEQSRLSQTLHRIHSQQIRITYPRKATPFAFPIMIDRLRQRLSSEKLEDRIAKMQVQVQKW, encoded by the coding sequence TTGGAACACCCCTTTTATCCGCTTATCGAAAAATGGTTTGCTGTACACAACCGGAAGCCGTTTCATTTCCAGCTGGAAACCTGGCAAGTCTATCTTTCCGGCAAAAGTGGATTACTGAATGCACCTACCGGCAGCGGCAAAACCCTGGCACTCTGGATTCCCTGTTTACTTGAATACATGGCTACCCATCCGGATTACTGGATGCCCAGAAAAAATGGCTTGCAGATCATCTGGATTACACCTTTACGGGCACTGGCCAAAGATTTACAGAAAAATATGCAGGCCGTTTGCGATGAGTTGAATATTGCCTGGCAGGTAGGTTTACGCACCGCAGATACCACGTCCAATGAAAGGCAGAAGCAGAAACGCAATATGCCGGAATGCCTGATTACCACCCCCGAAAGCCTGCACCTGATGCTAAGTCAGAAAGAACATGCGAAAGTATTTGAAGGATTGCAAGCTATTATTATAGATGAATGGCACGAACTGCTGGGAAACAAACGGGGTATACAGGTAGAACTGGCTTTGTCCAGATTAAAAACGATTGCTCAACTTAATAATAAAGACCACACGCTGAAAATCTGGGGTGTATCTGCCACGATTGGCAATCTGGAACAGGCGATGGAAGTATTGCTGGGCAAACAAACAACACAGGGCATTATCATCCGGGCGGATATTCATAAATCACTGCGCATTGAATCTATTCTGCCTGATGATGTAAAAGAGTTTCCCTGGGTAGGACATCTGGGTTTGAAACTGATTCCCAAACTCATTCCGATCATTGAGCAAAGCCAGACTACTTTACTCTTTACCAATACCCGTGCCCAGACTGAAATCTGGTACCAGCATTTATTACTCGAAGCCCCTGAACTGGCCGGAGCCATTGCCATGCACCACGGCTCCCTGGACCGCGCTATCCGGGAATGGGTAGAAGATGCCATTGCAGAAGGACGGCTAAAAGTAGTGGTGTGCACTTCCAGCCTTGATCTAGGGGTGGATTTTAGTCCGGTAGAAACCATTATACAGGTAGGAAGCCCAAAAGGAATTGCCAGATTTTTACAACGGGCAGGCCGGAGCGGACACCAGCCGGGCGCACTCAGCAAAATCTACTTTGTGCCTTCTTATTCTTTAGAATTGATTGAAAGTGCCGCTTTACAGGATGCAGTAGCCAACCAACTCACCGAAGAACGTACTCCCCTGCTCAAACCCATGGATGTACTCGTGCAATACCTGGTTACGATAGCGGTAGGTGACGGATTTTATGAAGATCAGTTATATAATCAGATCCGAAACACCTATGCCTATTCAGGGTTAACAGAAGATGAATGGAACTGGGCACTTGATTTTATTACAACCGGTGGCAAAAGCCTGGGTGCCTATGATGAATTCTCGAAAGTAGATATACGGGAAGATGGCTTATTCTATGTACAATCTAAAAAAACCGCCGCCAGGCACCGGCTTTCAATCGGAACCATTGTGAGCGACCCGGTTTTGCGGCTTAAATACCTGAAAGGCTCCGATCTGGGTACGATTGAAGAATCTTTTGTTTCGAGACTGGAACCTGGAGATGTATTCTGGTTTGGCGGCAAAAATCTGGAATATGTCCGCATCCGGGAAATGACAGTTTGGGTACGGAAGGCAACTACAGGTAAAGGCGTAATTCCCAGGTGGGGTGGCAGCCGGTTGTCTCTTTCTTCAGATTTATCTCAACTGATCCGGCAGAAACTGGAAGAAGCACGGGACGGAAAGGCTACCCAGGTAGAATTCCGTTTACTGAAACCTTTATTGGCTGTACAACAACAGCGCTCCTTGATTCCTGCCAAACATGAATTGTTGATAGAAAAACTGGAAAGCCGGGAGGGATACCATGTATTTATGTATCCCTTTGAAGGCCGGCAGGTACATGAAGTACTATCTGCTTTAATTGCGTATCGCATCAGTAAAATAAAGCCTATTTCATTTTCTATTGCCATGAATGATTATGGATTTGAATTGCTTTCGGATGTTGATATTCCCATTGAAGAAGCGCTGGAACAGGATTTATTTTCCACAGCAAATCTGCTGGAAGACATTGAAAAAAGCATCAACGAAACAGAAATGGCTAAACGGCGTTTCCGGGATATTGCAGCCATCGCCGGACTCGTGTTTATGGGCTATCCTGGAAAGAATATTACCAGCAAACATTTGCAGGCCTCTTCTCAGTTATTATTCGATGTATTTCAGCAGTATGAACCAGAAAACCTTTTGGTAAAACAAGCTTTCCGGGAAGTATTAAATCTGCAACTCGAACAATCCAGGCTTAGCCAGACCCTGCACCGCATTCATTCCCAGCAAATCCGCATAACTTATCCCAGAAAAGCTACTCCTTTTGCTTTTCCCATTATGATCGACCGCCTGCGGCAACGCCTGAGTTCAGAGAAACTCGAAGACCGGATCGCTAAAATGCAGGTACAGGTGCAGAAATGGTAA
- a CDS encoding sensor histidine kinase → MQTLDNPFIFSNQPSYRIARHLLFWGVWWLFFTIIYSSKPISVSLTEIRLYRVSFGISAVEALLYMPIHIIYSYAIIYFLIPTYLLRNRYLSFLAGVVIFTLLAAIISHLITYLLITPYRVSQGTPPPLSSFFFGLMAGLRGGLQTGGFAAAIVLLKHFFLKQQANQQLEREKLTAELQLLKSQVHPHFLFNTLNHLYALTLTNSRLAPEVVVKLSGLLSYMLYECNAPKVLLTNEVKLIQTYIELENMRYGERVDISVNVRGNAADKLIAPLLLIPFIENSFKHGVSEQLDQAWISLDILVKNDMLTFKLINSTPEYEKPYNPENNHSERIGLKNVKKRLDLIYPGQYELKISAEGEIFMVTLSLTLEPLEQSASKATPAYQL, encoded by the coding sequence ATGCAGACTCTGGATAATCCATTCATTTTCTCTAATCAGCCCAGCTACCGGATTGCCAGGCATTTGCTGTTCTGGGGCGTATGGTGGCTGTTTTTTACAATTATTTACAGCAGCAAACCTATATCGGTAAGCCTGACAGAAATCCGGCTGTATAGAGTATCTTTTGGCATTTCAGCGGTGGAAGCCCTGTTATATATGCCTATTCATATTATTTACAGCTATGCGATCATTTATTTTCTGATTCCCACTTACTTGCTCCGCAACCGATACCTAAGTTTTCTGGCTGGAGTGGTTATATTTACCCTTCTGGCAGCCATTATCTCTCACCTGATCACCTATCTGTTAATTACGCCTTACCGTGTGAGCCAGGGTACACCGCCACCTTTGAGCAGTTTCTTTTTCGGATTGATGGCAGGGCTCCGGGGTGGTTTACAAACCGGCGGTTTTGCAGCAGCCATTGTATTGCTGAAACATTTTTTTCTGAAACAACAGGCCAACCAGCAACTAGAACGCGAGAAGTTAACAGCAGAATTACAGCTACTCAAATCACAGGTTCATCCGCATTTTTTGTTCAATACACTCAATCATTTATATGCCTTAACACTTACTAACTCGAGGCTGGCACCAGAGGTAGTAGTTAAACTATCGGGTTTGCTCAGTTATATGCTCTATGAATGCAATGCACCTAAGGTATTGCTCACTAACGAAGTAAAACTTATTCAAACCTATATCGAACTTGAAAATATGAGATATGGGGAGAGAGTGGATATTTCGGTGAATGTACGAGGAAATGCAGCAGATAAACTCATTGCGCCTTTACTGCTGATTCCATTTATTGAAAACAGTTTTAAACACGGCGTAAGCGAGCAACTTGACCAGGCCTGGATCAGCCTGGATATTCTGGTAAAAAATGATATGCTGACTTTTAAACTTATTAATAGTACTCCTGAGTATGAAAAGCCATATAACCCTGAAAACAACCATTCGGAAAGAATAGGCTTGAAAAATGTGAAAAAGCGTTTAGATTTAATCTATCCCGGCCAGTATGAATTAAAAATAAGTGCGGAAGGAGAAATATTTATGGTGACGCTCAGCTTGACACTGGAACCATTGGAACAGTCAGCTTCGAAAGCAACGCCTGCCTATCAATTGTAA
- the rsmH gene encoding 16S rRNA (cytosine(1402)-N(4))-methyltransferase RsmH: MSTQTYHQPVLLSECIEGLQIQPGGVYVDLTFGGGGHSRAILDKLEGGKLYAFDQDADAKENAKELRRKEFTLIEANFRHLRRYLKLYNVRQVDGILADLGVSSHQIDSAERGFSTRFQADLDMRMDQQASLTAKTIVNTYPEAELHKILGMYGEVKNARTLAAAIVKERFSKPVQTVNDLKNILNKFAPRGRENKYYAQVFQALRIEVNEELRVLEEMLEQTALVLKPGGRLVVLSYHSLEDRLVKNFINKGKFSGEVEKDMYGNFQVPFRAVNKKPIEASEEEIAGNNRARSAKLRIAERLEDSQ; encoded by the coding sequence ATGTCTACACAAACATATCATCAGCCTGTATTACTTTCCGAATGTATAGAGGGTTTGCAGATTCAGCCGGGAGGGGTGTATGTTGACCTTACATTTGGCGGAGGGGGGCATTCCAGAGCGATACTTGACAAGCTGGAAGGAGGAAAATTATATGCTTTCGATCAGGATGCAGATGCCAAAGAAAATGCAAAAGAGCTCAGGCGAAAAGAATTTACGCTGATTGAAGCTAATTTCCGGCATTTGCGTCGTTATCTAAAATTATACAACGTCCGGCAGGTAGATGGCATTCTGGCCGACCTGGGGGTATCTTCGCATCAGATCGATTCGGCAGAACGGGGATTTTCAACCCGTTTCCAGGCAGACCTCGATATGCGTATGGACCAGCAAGCCAGCCTGACAGCGAAAACGATTGTAAATACCTATCCGGAAGCAGAACTGCATAAGATTCTGGGTATGTACGGGGAAGTAAAAAATGCCCGTACCCTGGCAGCAGCCATAGTAAAAGAACGTTTTTCAAAACCTGTACAAACAGTAAATGATCTGAAGAACATTCTCAATAAATTTGCCCCCAGAGGACGTGAAAATAAATATTATGCGCAGGTATTTCAGGCTTTGCGGATTGAAGTGAACGAAGAACTCAGGGTGCTGGAGGAAATGCTGGAACAAACGGCTCTTGTATTAAAACCGGGAGGCCGACTGGTTGTACTTTCCTATCATTCCCTGGAAGACAGACTGGTGAAAAACTTTATCAATAAAGGCAAGTTCAGTGGGGAAGTAGAGAAAGATATGTATGGCAATTTTCAGGTTCCTTTTAGGGCAGTAAATAAAAAACCAATAGAAGCCAGTGAAGAAGAAATTGCCGGAAACAACCGGGCCAGAAGCGCCAAACTCAGAATAGCGGAGAGATTAGAAGATAGTCAATAA
- a CDS encoding penicillin-binding protein, which produces MNIKNSILVRVRIAFLLVALFSMAVGAKMFHLQWVEGDHWRKQAQAKTINFRKVKATRGNIYSDDGNLLATSVPFYKLAIDPSVPDNKLYRSGIDSLAYLLSVHFKDKTPEEYKRKINDARHGKKKYLMVNPRMINYQTKKMMEDWPILRAGRYKGGVIFERIDRRFNPFVALGTRTIGYVSQESRGIVGLEASFNRQLAGKDGQALFQRMAGGGWKPLNDDSEVPPEQGWDIQTTIDINLQDVAEAALHRALKDHEANYGCVVLMEVATGEIKAMVNLGQQKNGNYAETYNYAVGQQGRTDPGSTFKLPTMIALLEETSLEPTDSIDTGNGTFRYSGAVMNDAKPGGYGKITVQEAFEHSSNVAFVMMMREHFRTKPQRFIDYLQSFGLTKSMGFQMLGEAEPYIKRPEDKTWSGITLPWMAVGYESKISPLHILAFYNAVANNGKMIQPMIVKEARIADNVEEMYQPRVINEKICSDRTLKKVRKMLEGVVEHGTAKSIRNSDYKIAGKTGTSQKLKEGRYTREYYTSFAGYFPADNPKYSCIVVIDGPKGYRQYGAEVAAPVFKEIADKVYARDIQMHKQLPRKAWEDDKGIFPMVKAGYFEDLRYLCNEMGISNHTRDTEEWVVANVSNRSISWKSKQYLPNQVPDVSGMTLKDALYILENKGLRVNVKGHGRVISQSQRPGSSVLRGSSIDVVLGS; this is translated from the coding sequence GTGAATATTAAGAATTCAATACTGGTTAGAGTCCGCATTGCATTTTTGCTGGTTGCCCTCTTTTCCATGGCAGTAGGAGCTAAAATGTTTCACCTGCAATGGGTAGAAGGCGATCACTGGCGGAAGCAGGCGCAGGCAAAAACCATTAATTTCCGCAAAGTAAAAGCTACCAGAGGTAATATCTATTCCGATGATGGAAACCTGCTGGCTACTTCAGTGCCTTTCTACAAACTGGCCATAGATCCCAGCGTGCCGGATAATAAACTATATAGAAGTGGAATCGATTCACTGGCCTACCTGTTGTCGGTACATTTTAAAGACAAAACGCCGGAAGAATATAAGCGGAAGATCAATGATGCCCGGCATGGTAAAAAGAAATACCTGATGGTAAATCCCCGCATGATTAACTACCAGACCAAAAAGATGATGGAAGATTGGCCGATTCTACGGGCAGGGAGGTACAAAGGAGGCGTTATTTTTGAGCGAATAGACAGGCGTTTTAATCCATTTGTGGCCTTAGGTACCCGTACCATCGGATACGTGAGTCAGGAAAGCAGAGGAATCGTAGGTTTGGAAGCCAGCTTTAACCGCCAGCTTGCCGGAAAAGACGGACAAGCCCTGTTTCAGCGTATGGCCGGAGGTGGATGGAAACCTTTAAATGATGATTCGGAAGTTCCGCCAGAGCAGGGTTGGGATATTCAAACCACGATTGACATTAATCTACAGGACGTAGCCGAAGCCGCTTTACACCGGGCATTAAAAGACCATGAAGCCAATTATGGATGTGTGGTATTGATGGAAGTAGCGACCGGAGAAATTAAAGCGATGGTGAATTTAGGCCAGCAGAAAAATGGAAACTATGCCGAAACCTATAATTATGCCGTTGGTCAGCAGGGACGTACCGATCCTGGTTCTACTTTTAAATTGCCCACGATGATCGCCTTGCTGGAAGAAACCAGCCTGGAACCTACGGATAGTATAGATACCGGCAATGGTACTTTCCGGTATAGTGGAGCTGTAATGAACGATGCTAAACCCGGGGGGTATGGAAAAATTACTGTTCAGGAAGCTTTTGAACATTCGTCTAACGTGGCCTTTGTGATGATGATGCGCGAACATTTCCGCACCAAGCCACAGCGGTTTATTGATTATCTGCAATCATTTGGGTTAACCAAATCCATGGGTTTCCAGATGCTGGGCGAAGCAGAACCGTATATCAAACGTCCGGAAGACAAAACCTGGAGTGGTATTACCTTGCCCTGGATGGCCGTTGGGTATGAATCCAAAATCTCGCCTTTGCACATACTTGCTTTTTACAATGCGGTAGCCAATAATGGAAAAATGATCCAGCCTATGATTGTAAAAGAGGCCCGGATTGCAGATAATGTAGAAGAAATGTACCAGCCCAGGGTGATCAATGAAAAAATCTGCTCTGACCGGACATTGAAGAAAGTGAGGAAAATGCTGGAAGGCGTAGTAGAACACGGTACAGCAAAAAGTATACGCAACAGCGATTATAAAATTGCAGGTAAAACAGGTACTTCCCAAAAATTGAAAGAAGGACGATACACCAGAGAGTATTATACTTCATTTGCAGGCTATTTTCCAGCGGATAATCCCAAGTATAGCTGTATTGTCGTAATTGATGGGCCTAAGGGTTACCGGCAGTATGGGGCAGAAGTAGCTGCTCCCGTTTTTAAAGAGATTGCTGATAAAGTATATGCCCGGGATATTCAAATGCACAAACAACTACCCCGTAAAGCCTGGGAGGATGACAAAGGTATTTTTCCGATGGTAAAAGCCGGATACTTCGAAGACCTGCGGTATTTGTGCAATGAAATGGGTATTTCTAACCACACCCGTGATACCGAAGAATGGGTAGTCGCCAATGTAAGCAACCGTTCTATCAGCTGGAAAAGCAAACAATACCTTCCCAACCAGGTGCCGGATGTAAGCGGCATGACTTTAAAAGATGCCTTATATATTCTGGAAAATAAAGGCTTGCGGGTGAATGTAAAGGGACATGGAAGGGTTATTTCTCAATCCCAGCGTCCGGGAAGTTCAGTGCTGAGAGGTAGCAGTATTGATGTGGTATTAGGCTCCTGA